In one Sphingobium sp. MI1205 genomic region, the following are encoded:
- the accC gene encoding acetyl-CoA carboxylase biotin carboxylase subunit — protein sequence MAIEKLLIANRGEIALRIHRACHEMGIKTVAVHSTADADAMHVRLADEAICIGPPAAKDSYLNVAAIISAAEISGADAIHPGYGFLSENAQFAEIVEAHNIAFVGPKPEHIRIMGDKVEAKRTAGALGLPLVPGSDGALSSFDEAREVATKIGYPVLIKAASGGGGRGMKVVPSEDQLETLMKQAGSEAKAAFGDDTVYMEKYLGNPRHIEFQVFGDGKGNAIHLGERDCSLQRRHQKVLEEAPSPVLSTAERNQMGEVVRKAMADMAYRGAGTIEFLWENGEFYFIEMNTRLQVEHPVTEMITGIDLVREQIRIAEGKPLSVEQQDIEFQGHAIECRINAEDPRTFAPSPGTVTSYHVPGGMHVRVDSGLYQGYKVPPYYDSMIGKLIVYGRTREGAIMRLRRALEEYVIEGMKTTIPLHQKLLRDPEFLNGDYTIKWLEEWLARDE from the coding sequence ATGGCCATCGAAAAGCTGCTGATCGCCAACCGGGGCGAAATCGCGCTCCGCATCCATCGCGCCTGCCACGAAATGGGCATCAAGACGGTCGCGGTCCATTCCACCGCCGACGCCGACGCCATGCATGTGCGGCTCGCCGACGAGGCGATCTGCATCGGCCCGCCCGCGGCCAAGGACAGCTATCTGAACGTCGCGGCGATCATTTCGGCCGCGGAAATCTCCGGCGCGGATGCGATCCATCCGGGCTATGGCTTCCTGTCGGAAAATGCGCAGTTCGCGGAAATCGTGGAGGCGCATAACATCGCCTTCGTCGGTCCCAAGCCCGAACATATCCGCATCATGGGCGACAAGGTCGAGGCAAAGCGGACCGCAGGCGCACTGGGCCTGCCGCTGGTCCCCGGATCGGATGGCGCGCTTTCCAGCTTCGATGAGGCGAGGGAGGTCGCGACGAAGATCGGCTATCCCGTCCTGATCAAGGCAGCTTCGGGCGGCGGCGGGCGCGGCATGAAGGTCGTGCCTTCCGAAGACCAGCTTGAAACGCTGATGAAGCAGGCGGGTTCGGAAGCAAAGGCCGCCTTTGGCGACGATACCGTCTATATGGAAAAATATCTGGGCAACCCCCGGCATATTGAATTCCAGGTGTTCGGCGACGGCAAGGGCAACGCCATCCATCTGGGCGAGCGCGACTGTTCGCTCCAGCGCCGCCACCAGAAGGTGCTGGAGGAAGCGCCCTCACCCGTCCTTTCCACCGCCGAGCGGAACCAGATGGGCGAAGTGGTGCGCAAGGCGATGGCCGACATGGCCTATCGCGGCGCGGGCACGATCGAGTTCCTGTGGGAAAATGGCGAATTCTACTTCATCGAGATGAACACCCGCCTGCAGGTGGAGCATCCGGTAACCGAAATGATCACCGGCATCGACCTGGTCCGTGAACAGATCCGCATTGCCGAGGGCAAGCCGCTGTCGGTCGAGCAGCAGGATATCGAGTTTCAGGGCCACGCCATCGAATGCCGCATCAACGCCGAAGATCCCCGGACCTTCGCGCCGTCGCCCGGCACCGTCACCAGCTATCATGTCCCCGGCGGCATGCATGTCCGCGTCGATAGTGGCCTGTATCAGGGCTATAAGGTGCCACCCTATTACGACAGCATGATCGGCAAGCTGATCGTCTATGGCCGAACGCGCGAAGGGGCGATCATGCGATTGCGCCGCGCGCTGGAGGAATATGTGATCGAAGGCATGAAGACCACGATCCCCCTGCACCAGAAGCTGCTCCGAGACCCGGAGTTCCTGAATGGCGACTACACGATCAAGTGGCTGGAGGAATGGCTGGCCCGCGACGAATAA
- the arsC gene encoding arsenate reductase (glutaredoxin) (This arsenate reductase requires both glutathione and glutaredoxin to convert arsenate to arsenite, after which the efflux transporter formed by ArsA and ArsB can extrude the arsenite from the cell, providing resistance.), which yields MKATIWHNPRCSKSRAALAILQETPEVVVEVVEYLKTPPARAEIAAVLKKAGVRPSQALRKGEAVVKEIGLDVTDDEAILDAMALHPILIERAIVITEKGAVIARPPERASEVL from the coding sequence ATGAAGGCGACCATCTGGCACAACCCCCGCTGTTCCAAGTCACGGGCCGCGCTGGCGATTCTGCAGGAAACGCCGGAGGTTGTTGTCGAGGTCGTCGAATATCTCAAGACCCCGCCCGCTCGCGCCGAAATCGCAGCGGTGCTGAAGAAGGCGGGCGTCCGCCCCTCGCAAGCGCTCCGCAAGGGCGAAGCGGTGGTGAAGGAAATCGGCCTAGACGTCACGGATGACGAGGCGATCCTTGACGCCATGGCGCTGCACCCGATCCTGATCGAGCGGGCCATCGTCATTACCGAAAAAGGCGCGGTCATCGCCCGGCCGCCCGAACGGGCAAGCGAAGTGCTTTAA
- a CDS encoding energy transducer TonB, with translation MKNIWAQRWPGSGKVAPAIAALVVNFLIGYALISGLRVGPLWRAITDDAPLTLLNLAPPVDSEPEPPKIEKPREIKPAGGSTPAPQVRPKPIIEESAIVAPPPVVSLPAPTLPAPAASTEAANGIGAGDEGRGSGSGRGDGAGEGSGTGDGGEFSRARQTDGRFRNSDFPDWLRGVGRLKIGVRYAIGPSGRVDKCEIIEGSGYAEVDAMTCRIIRERYRFRPARDPEGYAVTEVREEDYRWRVR, from the coding sequence ATGAAGAATATCTGGGCGCAGCGGTGGCCGGGGTCTGGCAAGGTCGCTCCGGCGATCGCTGCGCTCGTCGTCAATTTTCTGATCGGCTATGCCCTGATTTCGGGGCTGCGCGTTGGCCCATTATGGCGGGCGATAACGGATGATGCGCCACTGACTCTGCTGAATCTCGCGCCGCCGGTCGATTCTGAGCCAGAACCCCCGAAAATCGAAAAGCCACGGGAAATCAAACCCGCTGGCGGCTCCACGCCTGCACCGCAGGTGCGGCCAAAGCCGATAATTGAGGAGAGCGCAATTGTCGCGCCTCCGCCTGTCGTCTCCCTCCCTGCGCCAACATTGCCTGCTCCTGCGGCGTCCACGGAGGCGGCCAACGGGATCGGCGCAGGCGACGAGGGACGCGGCAGCGGATCAGGGCGAGGCGATGGCGCCGGTGAGGGAAGCGGAACCGGTGATGGCGGCGAATTTTCGCGCGCCAGGCAGACCGACGGGCGTTTTCGAAATTCCGATTTCCCCGACTGGCTGCGCGGGGTCGGCCGCCTGAAAATTGGCGTCCGATATGCCATAGGTCCGTCAGGCCGTGTCGACAAATGCGAGATTATTGAAGGCAGCGGCTATGCGGAGGTTGATGCCATGACCTGCCGCATCATCAGGGAGCGTTATCGGTTTCGTCCTGCTCGCGATCCCGAAGGATATGCTGTTACCGAGGTGAGGGAGGAAGATTATCGCTGGCGAGTGCGGTAG
- the polA gene encoding DNA polymerase I: MSQNHLYLVDGSGYIFRAYHQLPPLTNKHGQPVGAVYGYTTMLWKLAEELGKAEGPTHLAVVLDKGSHTFRNDMYDQYKANRPPAPEDLVPQFPMIRDATRAFSLPCIEEAGFEADDIIASYTKAAVAAGWHVTIVSSDKDLMQLIQPGVDMYDTMKNERRGADYVMTKFGVQPEQLGDVLALMGDSVDNVPGIPGIGPKTAAKLISEYGSLEAALEAAPSMKKSKMQENLIAHADMARLSRRLVALHDGMDLPEPLEDLTLKGIPPEPLQNFLEHHGFKSLLTRLGAPAAAVAVATAALAVTESTPPGAPVLEEEPPIDRSLYETVVSEEALDRWIAAAHAEGFVAVDTETDMLDCVSCALVGISMAVGPNAACYIPVGHGGKDMFAEKPDQLPKDLVLAKLKPLLEDDSVLKIGQNLKYDLTVMRRHGIEIAPYDDTIVMSFDLDAGQSLAGHGMDEAARTHLNHVCISFKDVCGSGKNQISFAEVPLDKATEYAAEDADVTLRLWKIFKNRIANEGASRVYELVDRPLVSVIARMEHEGIKVDREQLSRLSGEFTTEIAKLEGEIHEIAGQPFAIGSTQQLGAILFDKMGYKGGKKGKSGAYSTDVTILEQLKAQGAEIAGKILDWRQLSKLKSTYTDALQAQINRDSSRVHTSYSLSGAQTGRLSSTDPNLQNIPIRTEVGRQIRHAFVAEPGNVILAADYSQIELRLAAHIADVPALRDAFLAGEDIHAATAQQLFGEVNRDTRGRAKTINFAILYGISRWGLAGRLEISADEAQDMISRYYERFPGISLYITETLEKARARGYTETLFGRKTWFPRIKAPIQHERQGAERAAINAPIQGTSADIIKRAMVRMGPALAAEGLNDVKMLLQVHDELVFELPEGHVEQASAVIRRVMETAAEPIVKLSVPLGVEIGHGPSWGAAH; encoded by the coding sequence ATGTCCCAGAATCACCTCTATCTTGTCGATGGCAGCGGCTATATCTTCCGCGCCTATCACCAGCTTCCACCGCTCACCAACAAGCATGGCCAGCCGGTCGGCGCGGTTTATGGCTATACCACCATGCTGTGGAAGCTGGCCGAGGAACTGGGCAAGGCGGAAGGGCCCACCCACCTCGCCGTGGTACTGGACAAGGGCAGCCACACCTTCCGCAACGACATGTACGACCAGTATAAGGCGAACCGTCCGCCCGCGCCCGAAGACCTGGTCCCGCAATTCCCGATGATCCGCGACGCGACCCGCGCTTTTTCGCTGCCCTGCATCGAGGAAGCGGGTTTCGAAGCCGACGACATCATCGCCAGCTATACCAAGGCCGCCGTCGCGGCGGGATGGCACGTGACCATCGTCAGTTCCGACAAGGACCTGATGCAGCTGATCCAGCCCGGCGTCGACATGTACGACACGATGAAGAATGAGCGGCGCGGCGCGGACTATGTGATGACCAAGTTCGGCGTTCAGCCGGAGCAGTTGGGCGACGTCCTGGCGCTGATGGGCGACAGCGTCGATAATGTCCCCGGCATCCCTGGCATCGGCCCCAAGACCGCCGCCAAGCTGATCAGCGAATATGGCAGCCTGGAAGCGGCGCTGGAAGCTGCCCCTTCGATGAAGAAGTCGAAGATGCAGGAAAACCTGATCGCCCATGCCGACATGGCCCGCCTGTCGCGCAGGCTGGTGGCGCTGCACGACGGCATGGACCTGCCAGAGCCGCTGGAGGATTTGACGCTCAAGGGCATCCCGCCCGAGCCGCTCCAGAACTTCCTGGAACATCATGGCTTCAAGTCGCTCCTTACCCGCCTTGGCGCGCCCGCCGCTGCGGTTGCGGTAGCGACCGCCGCGCTCGCCGTTACGGAATCGACACCGCCCGGCGCGCCGGTTCTCGAAGAAGAACCGCCAATCGACCGCAGCCTTTACGAGACAGTGGTGAGCGAAGAAGCGCTCGACCGCTGGATCGCCGCCGCGCATGCCGAGGGCTTCGTCGCCGTCGATACCGAAACCGACATGCTCGATTGCGTGTCCTGCGCGCTGGTCGGCATCAGCATGGCCGTCGGCCCCAACGCGGCCTGCTACATCCCGGTCGGTCATGGCGGAAAGGACATGTTCGCGGAAAAGCCCGACCAACTGCCCAAAGACCTGGTCCTCGCGAAGTTGAAGCCGCTGCTGGAGGACGACAGCGTCCTCAAGATCGGCCAGAATCTGAAATATGACCTGACGGTCATGCGCCGCCACGGCATCGAGATCGCACCCTATGACGATACCATCGTCATGAGCTTCGATCTGGACGCAGGACAAAGCCTTGCGGGCCACGGCATGGACGAAGCGGCCCGCACCCACCTCAACCATGTCTGCATCAGCTTCAAGGATGTCTGCGGCAGCGGCAAGAACCAGATCAGCTTTGCCGAAGTCCCGCTGGACAAGGCGACCGAATATGCCGCCGAAGATGCGGACGTCACGCTGCGGCTGTGGAAGATTTTCAAGAACCGGATCGCCAATGAAGGGGCCAGCCGCGTCTATGAACTGGTCGATCGCCCGCTCGTTTCAGTGATCGCGCGGATGGAGCATGAAGGGATCAAGGTCGATCGCGAGCAGCTATCCCGCCTCTCCGGGGAGTTCACCACCGAAATCGCCAAGCTGGAAGGCGAGATCCACGAGATCGCGGGCCAGCCCTTCGCCATCGGATCGACGCAGCAGCTGGGCGCGATCCTGTTCGACAAGATGGGGTACAAGGGGGGCAAGAAGGGCAAATCCGGCGCTTATTCCACCGACGTCACCATCCTTGAGCAATTGAAGGCGCAGGGTGCGGAGATAGCGGGCAAGATCCTTGACTGGCGGCAGCTATCGAAGCTCAAATCCACCTATACCGACGCGCTTCAGGCGCAGATCAACCGGGACAGCAGCCGCGTGCATACCAGCTATTCGCTGTCCGGCGCGCAGACCGGCCGCCTGTCCTCGACCGATCCCAATCTCCAGAACATCCCGATCCGCACCGAAGTCGGCCGCCAGATCCGCCACGCCTTCGTCGCCGAGCCGGGCAACGTGATATTGGCCGCGGACTATAGCCAGATCGAACTGCGCCTTGCCGCCCACATCGCCGATGTGCCCGCGCTTCGGGACGCATTTCTTGCTGGCGAGGACATTCACGCCGCCACCGCCCAGCAATTGTTCGGAGAGGTCAATCGCGACACGCGCGGGCGGGCCAAGACCATCAACTTCGCGATCCTCTACGGCATATCCCGCTGGGGCCTTGCCGGGCGGCTGGAGATCAGCGCCGACGAAGCGCAGGACATGATCAGCCGCTATTATGAACGCTTCCCCGGCATCAGCCTCTATATCACCGAGACGCTCGAAAAGGCGCGGGCGCGGGGCTATACCGAGACGCTGTTCGGCCGAAAAACATGGTTCCCGCGCATCAAGGCGCCCATCCAGCATGAGCGGCAGGGCGCCGAACGGGCCGCCATCAACGCGCCGATTCAGGGCACGAGCGCCGACATCATCAAGCGAGCGATGGTTCGCATGGGGCCTGCCCTTGCTGCCGAAGGGCTGAACGATGTGAAGATGCTGCTGCAGGTCCATGACGAATTGGTTTTCGAGCTGCCCGAGGGCCATGTCGAACAGGCAAGCGCCGTCATCCGCCGGGTCATGGAAACGGCGGCCGAACCGATCGTGAAGCTGAGCGTGCCGCTGGGCGTTGAAATCGGGCATGGCCCAAGCTGGGGGGCAGCGCATTAG
- a CDS encoding mannose-1-phosphate guanylyltransferase/mannose-6-phosphate isomerase, whose translation MTISSADTFHITPVILAGGSGTRLWPLSRKSYPKQFVPLLGETTLFRSAARRLSGENEQFAFSRPLVLTNSLFRFIIAEQLALENIDPAAILIEPEGRNTAPAILAAALHLIAKEPDAVMLVAPSDHVVPDVDAFHAAVGKGLAAAQRGDLVTFGIRPTRPETGYGYLEAASKPDGSGQPMKLASFVEKPNIARAEEMLATGNFLWNAGIFLFAAKDLVAAFEKHAPGILASVRSAVEQAESDLGFLRLAAEPWSQAENVAIDYAIMERADNLSVVPYDSDWSDLGGWDAVWSHSQPDEQGVALAGAATAIDCRDTLLRSESDGLEIVGLGLNNIVAVAMNDAVLIADKSRTQDVKLVVEALQRKGAPQAEAFPKDHRPWGWYESLVVGPRFQVKRITVLPGASLSLQSHFHRSEHWIVVEGTAKVTVGEEVQLLSENQSVYVPVGAVHRMENPGRIPMVFIEVQTGSYVGEDDIVRYEDRYARN comes from the coding sequence ATGACGATTTCCAGCGCCGACACATTCCACATCACCCCGGTCATTCTGGCGGGAGGATCGGGCACGCGGCTGTGGCCGCTGTCGCGCAAATCCTATCCCAAGCAGTTCGTGCCGCTGCTGGGCGAAACGACGCTGTTCCGTTCCGCCGCGCGCAGGTTGTCCGGGGAGAATGAACAGTTCGCCTTCTCTCGCCCCCTGGTGCTGACCAACTCTCTGTTCCGCTTCATCATCGCAGAACAACTGGCGCTGGAGAATATCGACCCAGCGGCCATCCTGATCGAGCCGGAGGGCCGCAATACCGCGCCCGCCATATTGGCGGCGGCGCTGCATCTGATCGCGAAGGAGCCGGACGCGGTCATGCTGGTCGCCCCGTCCGACCATGTCGTGCCGGATGTGGATGCGTTTCATGCAGCGGTGGGCAAGGGGCTGGCGGCGGCCCAGCGGGGCGATCTGGTGACGTTCGGCATTCGCCCGACCCGGCCGGAAACGGGCTATGGCTATTTGGAGGCGGCGTCGAAGCCCGATGGCTCGGGTCAGCCGATGAAGCTGGCGAGCTTTGTCGAAAAGCCCAATATCGCGCGCGCCGAAGAGATGCTGGCGACGGGCAATTTTCTGTGGAATGCCGGTATTTTCCTGTTCGCTGCTAAGGATCTGGTCGCCGCATTTGAAAAGCATGCGCCCGGCATATTGGCGTCGGTGCGGTCGGCGGTGGAGCAGGCGGAGAGCGATCTGGGGTTCCTGAGGCTGGCGGCGGAGCCGTGGAGCCAGGCCGAGAATGTCGCGATCGACTATGCGATCATGGAGCGGGCAGACAATCTGTCGGTCGTCCCCTATGATTCGGACTGGTCGGACCTGGGCGGCTGGGACGCGGTATGGAGCCATTCGCAGCCGGACGAGCAGGGGGTGGCTCTGGCCGGGGCGGCGACGGCGATTGACTGTCGCGACACGCTGCTGCGGTCCGAAAGCGACGGGCTGGAGATTGTCGGGCTGGGCCTGAACAACATCGTGGCGGTCGCCATGAACGACGCGGTGCTGATCGCGGACAAATCACGCACGCAGGATGTGAAGCTGGTCGTGGAAGCCTTGCAGCGCAAGGGCGCGCCGCAGGCCGAGGCTTTCCCAAAGGATCACCGGCCATGGGGCTGGTATGAAAGCCTGGTCGTGGGTCCGCGTTTTCAGGTGAAGCGCATCACGGTGCTTCCGGGCGCGTCGCTCAGCCTGCAAAGCCATTTCCACCGGTCGGAACATTGGATCGTCGTCGAAGGCACCGCGAAGGTGACGGTGGGTGAAGAGGTTCAACTGCTGTCCGAGAACCAGTCCGTTTATGTCCCCGTGGGCGCGGTGCACCGGATGGAAAATCCCGGACGCATCCCGATGGTGTTCATCGAGGTGCAGACCGGCTCCTATGTGGGCGAGGATGACATTGTCCGCTATGAGGACCGCTACGCGAGGAACTAA